One part of the Quercus lobata isolate SW786 chromosome 7, ValleyOak3.0 Primary Assembly, whole genome shotgun sequence genome encodes these proteins:
- the LOC115954242 gene encoding uncharacterized protein LOC115954242 isoform X1, with translation MRIFQDDYSNGNFSLFFFLVNSFKSVLPLQQADFSTQKYSLLKISVVMAMAMLLGLDARTRVAMGLDANPRMGLKRTLSSVSASASGFPSKQQDDGDKKEAISTLSSASNIAENGEKKERIVVKINLAAWRKRKAQKEEEEKRKSLELKLEASKRKLQLGYQQVQKAKRKIQLVDLRDIPKPKPEVNLSKKSKFHHRH, from the exons ATGCGAATATTTCAAGATGATTATTCAAATGGAaatttctctctgtttttctttttggtcaaTTCATTCAAATCTGTATTGCCCTTACAGCAAGCAG atttcAGTACGCAAAAATACTCTCTCTTGAAGATTTCAGTAGTCATGGCCATGGCTATGCTTTTGGGTTTAGATGCAAGAACTCGTGTGGCTATGGGGTTAGACGCTAACCCTCGTATGGGTTTGAAGAGGACTCTCTCTTCTGTTTCTGCTTCTGCTTCTGGGTTTCCTTCAAAGCAGCAAGATGATGGCGACAAGAAGGAAGCGATCTCAACGTTGTCTTCTGCTAGTAATATTGCCGAGAATggtgaaaagaaagagaggattGTGGTCAAGATTAATTTGGCTGCATGGCGGAAAAGGAAAGCCCAAAaggaggaagaggagaagaGGAAGTCATTGGAGTTGAAACTTGAAGCATCAAAAAGAAAGCTACAACTTGGATACCAACAAGTTCAAAAGGCCAAAAGAAAGATTCAGTTGGTGGATTTGAGAGACATCCCTAAGCCTAAGCCAGAGGTTAATCTTTCCAAGAAATCCAAGTTCCATCACCGACATTGA
- the LOC115954242 gene encoding uncharacterized protein LOC115954242 isoform X2 — MAMSKVEEEETERLVMGTTKVVYYLEPLMSKELLCKSPDKSSASDFDYAQSSIWSPLVPRAYSTMDLDSDFEDLDFMTPTNRKISSGGGAMVLSNKTKLRKVTYNIKKKLNINLNLNVLKMKHMHKNKTKASEFSPTPLKPTFTCFPHTTKAWTKGLKAASKHFKKKKKKDPTAHVKLSNNLRDANISR, encoded by the exons ATGGCTATGtccaaagtagaagaagaagagacagAGAGGCTTGTTATGGGCACTACAAAAGTGGTGTACTACCTAGAACCATTGATGTCAAAAGAGCTTCTCTGCAAATCCCCTGACAAGTCATCGGCTTCCGACTTCGACTACGCGCAGAGCTCAATATGGTCCCCTTTGGTCCCTCGGGCTTACAGTACCATGGACTTGGATTCtgattttgaagatttggaTTTCATGACACCCACAAATAGAAAGATCTCATCTGGTGGTGGTGCTATGGTGTTGAGCAACAAAACCAAGTTGAGGAAAGTCACTTACAACATCAAGAAGAAGCTCAACATCAATCTTAATCTTAATGTTTTGAAGATGAAGCACATGCACAAGAACAAAACCAAGGCATCTGAGTTCTCCCCAACTCCTCTAAAGCCCACTTTTACCTGTTTCCCACACACCACAAAG GCTTGGACTAAGGGGTTGAAAGCTGCCTCTAAACatttcaagaaaaagaagaagaaagatccCACGGCCCATGTGAAGCTCTCCAACAATTTGAGAGATGCGAATATTTCAAGATGA